In Methanomassiliicoccales archaeon, the following are encoded in one genomic region:
- a CDS encoding inorganic pyrophosphatase translates to MNPFHDLEPGPEVPEVVYALIEIPKGSRNKY, encoded by the coding sequence ATGAATCCATTCCATGATTTGGAGCCCGGACCAGAAGTACCGGAAGTTGTTTACGCGTTAATAGAGATTCCAAAGGGAAGCAGAAACAAGTATGA